From one Lolium rigidum isolate FL_2022 chromosome 4, APGP_CSIRO_Lrig_0.1, whole genome shotgun sequence genomic stretch:
- the LOC124648911 gene encoding tetraspanin-6-like isoform X2, whose product MDGMYYPQRFSNVMIGYLNLATLLASIPVIGAGLWLAKGSTTSCSSMLQTPLLIVGFIVLLISLAGFVGACFHVAWALWLYLFAVMILIGMLLGLTMFGFAVTAGGGGTQMAGRPYREYHISDYSSWLQKHIQDIKYWKPALACVVGSKACPKISNWTPMDYLQHDLTPIQSGCCKPPTACTYSGGMPVGAQDEDCFQWNNAPNILCYQCNSCKAGVMEQVRQDWHKISVLNVIVLVFLICVCACGCCAFRNARRSVSEYPYGR is encoded by the exons ATGGACGGCATGTATTACCCTCAGCGTTTCAGCAACGTGATGATCGGCTACCTCAACCTGGCGACGCTCCTGGCCTCCATCCCGGTCATCGGAGCAGGGCTCTGGCTGGCCAAGGGCTCAACGACGTCGTGCTCGTCGATGCTGCAGACCCCGCTACTCATCGTCGGCTTCATCGTCCTCCTCATCTCCCTCGCCGGCTTCGTGGGCGCCTGCTTCCACGTCGCCTGGGCGCTGTGGCTGTACCTCTTCGCCGTGATGATCCTCATCGGCATGCTGCTCGGGCTCACCATGTTCGGGTTCGCCGTCACAGCAGGAGGCGGCGGCACGCAGATGGCCGGCAGGCCGTACAGGGAGTACCACATCTCCGACTACTCCTCATGGCTCCAGAAGCATATCCAGGACATCAAGTACTGGAAGCCGGCGCTCGCCTGCGTTGTTGGGTCCAAGGCCTGTCCTAAGATCTCCAACTGGACTCCCATGGATTACCTCCAGCATGATCTCACGCCAATACAG TCTGGCTGCTGCAAGCCACCAACAGCGTGCACATACAGTGGTGGGATGCCAGTAGGAGCACAGGACGAGGACTGCTTCCAGTGGAACAATGCCCCGAACATCCTGTGCTACCAGTGCAACTCATGCAAGGCCGGCGTGATGGAGCAGGTGCGCCAGGACTGGCACAAGATCTCCGTGCTCAACGTCATCGTGCTCGTCTTCCTCATCTGCGTGTGTGCCTGCGGGTGTTGTGCCTTCAGAAACGCCCGCCGCTCCGTGTCCGAGTACCCATACGGG AGATGA
- the LOC124647116 gene encoding protein RGF1 INDUCIBLE TRANSCRIPTION FACTOR 1-like yields the protein MAIDHDSPLKEPGLKHRRITEGDGDEPDAAGSESESEERVVSAAHGERGPRWLRVLLTARFYTTCEAHSHTRRGGERTMFCLDCAAAAGAGALCGLCAGHAHLGHRVIQIRRSSYSSVVRVSDVRGLVDMDGVQTYVINGARVVFLNERSLGHGHSRLKGIHYACVTCRRGLRDACCFCSLGCKAAADGSTYSYSPSPSLLCNAYDQSCTPPTPLLAMPLHRRKGIPHRAPFGNLVV from the exons ATGGCGATCGACCACGACTCCCCGCTCAAGGAGCCTGGCCTCAAGCACCGCAGGATCACG GAAGGTGACGGCGATGAGCCGGATGCTGCGGGgtcggagtcggagtcggaggagcgGGTGGTGTCGGCGGCGCACGGCGAGCGGGGGCCTCGGTGGCTGCGCGTCCTGCTGACGGCGCGCTTCTACACAACCTGCGAGGCGCACTCCCACACGCGCCGGGGCGGCGAGCGCACCATGTTCTGCCTcgactgcgccgccgccgcgggcgccgGCGCGCTCTGCGGCCTGTGCGCCGGCCACGCCCACCTCGGCCACCGCGTCATCCAGATCCGCCGCTCGTCGTACAGCAGCGTGGTCCGCGTGTCGGACGTCCGGGGGCTCGTGGACATGGACGGCGTGCAGACCTACGTCATCAACGGCGCGCGCGTCGTCTTCCTCAACGAGCGCAGCCTAGGGCACGGCCACAGCCGCCTCAAGGGCATCCACTACGCCTGCGTcacctgccgccgcggcctccgcgACGCCTGCTGCTTCTGCTCCCTCGGCTGCAAGGCCGCCGCCGACGGCAGCACCTACTCCTACTCCCCGTCCCCGTCCCTGCTGTGCAATGCCTATGACCAGAGCTGCACGCCGCCGACACCGCTGCTCGCGATGCCGCTGCACCGGCGCAAGGGCATTCCACACCGGGCACCCTTCGGCAACCTCGTCGTCTGA
- the LOC124708513 gene encoding uncharacterized protein LOC124708513, which yields MALLRALRRALPPLASPAASLLRRAPAPAPRPLRPLPLLDPIGPRPFSAAAAAAVARAPEMGASLFKGLTETRFPKRRPGFESRRKRASLRPKGPHFWVMCKPGEPIPSSQPNKGSLKGRNEKKRIKQRKDFIMAEKRKRKAQYSVAVKRKEAERTERKMAAVARERAWVERLAELQQIEAEKKAATA from the exons ATGGCGCTCCtccgagctctccggcgagccctCCCGCCACTCGCCTCGCCCGCGGCGTCtctcctccgccgcgcgccgGCTCCTGCCCCACGCCCTCTCCGCCCTCTTCCGCTCCTGGATCCGATCGGGCCCCGGCcgttctccgccgccgccgccgcggccgtcgcGCGGGCGCCGGAAATGGGGGCCAGTCTCTTCAAGGGGCTCACGGAGACCAGGTTCCCGAAGCGGCGGCCGGGGTTCGAGTCCCGGCGGAAGAGGGCCAGCCTGCGCCCCAAAG GTCCGCATTTCTGGGTGATGTGCAAGCCAGGGGAGCCTATCCCGTCCAGCCAGCCGAATAAGGGCAGCCTGAAGGGGAGGAATGAGAAGAAGCGGATCAAGCAGCGCAAGGACTTCATCATG GCGGAAAAGAGGAAGCGCAAAGCACAGTATTCTGTTGCTGTGAAGAGAAAGGAGGCAGAAAGGACCGAGAGGAAGATGGCTGCAGTGGCAAGAGAACGGGCATGGGTGGAGAGGTTGGCAGAGCTACAACAGATAGAGGCAGAAAAGAAAGCTGCAACGGCTTAA
- the LOC124648911 gene encoding tetraspanin-6-like isoform X1 has translation MDGMYYPQRFSNVMIGYLNLATLLASIPVIGAGLWLAKGSTTSCSSMLQTPLLIVGFIVLLISLAGFVGACFHVAWALWLYLFAVMILIGMLLGLTMFGFAVTAGGGGTQMAGRPYREYHISDYSSWLQKHIQDIKYWKPALACVVGSKACPKISNWTPMDYLQHDLTPIQSGCCKPPTACTYSGGMPVGAQDEDCFQWNNAPNILCYQCNSCKAGVMEQVRQDWHKISVLNVIVLVFLICVCACGCCAFRNARRSVSEYPYGVNRMSKINPRWDYYWWRWFRDRREQMY, from the exons ATGGACGGCATGTATTACCCTCAGCGTTTCAGCAACGTGATGATCGGCTACCTCAACCTGGCGACGCTCCTGGCCTCCATCCCGGTCATCGGAGCAGGGCTCTGGCTGGCCAAGGGCTCAACGACGTCGTGCTCGTCGATGCTGCAGACCCCGCTACTCATCGTCGGCTTCATCGTCCTCCTCATCTCCCTCGCCGGCTTCGTGGGCGCCTGCTTCCACGTCGCCTGGGCGCTGTGGCTGTACCTCTTCGCCGTGATGATCCTCATCGGCATGCTGCTCGGGCTCACCATGTTCGGGTTCGCCGTCACAGCAGGAGGCGGCGGCACGCAGATGGCCGGCAGGCCGTACAGGGAGTACCACATCTCCGACTACTCCTCATGGCTCCAGAAGCATATCCAGGACATCAAGTACTGGAAGCCGGCGCTCGCCTGCGTTGTTGGGTCCAAGGCCTGTCCTAAGATCTCCAACTGGACTCCCATGGATTACCTCCAGCATGATCTCACGCCAATACAG TCTGGCTGCTGCAAGCCACCAACAGCGTGCACATACAGTGGTGGGATGCCAGTAGGAGCACAGGACGAGGACTGCTTCCAGTGGAACAATGCCCCGAACATCCTGTGCTACCAGTGCAACTCATGCAAGGCCGGCGTGATGGAGCAGGTGCGCCAGGACTGGCACAAGATCTCCGTGCTCAACGTCATCGTGCTCGTCTTCCTCATCTGCGTGTGTGCCTGCGGGTGTTGTGCCTTCAGAAACGCCCGCCGCTCCGTGTCCGAGTACCCATACGGGGTAAACCGCATGTCCAAGATCAACCCACGCTGGGACTACTACTG GTGGCGATGGTTCCGCGATAGGAGAGAACAGATGTACTAG